A region of Campylobacter suis DNA encodes the following proteins:
- a CDS encoding polyribonucleotide nucleotidyltransferase, translating to MQYSIDVNNQVQIFDLNKVAKQAAGAVMLRVKNTVILATVAREETQVSEDFLPLTVQYLEKSYAAGRIPGGYVKRETKPGDFETLTSRIIDRSLRPLFPKGYAYPTQIVVMVLSADPEVDLQVVSLNAASVALYLSDIPVNRPVCGVRIGEIDGEFVINPSNSELKKSALDLYVAGTKDELLMIEMRSLPQEKEQILPVMAIDPIIDVSLNNGFALTQEMNEFSEDKMIEAIDIASKAILRTSNAYEEAFNEHRKADAILELKPEIENENVAIYIDKMYKNDVKNAINQMAKSERASELSKIVKQILDDEVAINEGWDESVVSNVLSKYKKKLVREQIINERKRADGRALDEIRPISIETNILPNAHGSCLFTRGQTQALVVATLGTDSDAQMYDVLTEKGALSEKFMFNYNFPGFSVGEASPIKAPGRRELGHGNLAKRALTPSIEIHSPYTIRLVSEILESNGSSSMASVCGGALALRAAGVDTTKLVAGIAMGLVFEGDKHAVLSDIMGLEDHDGDMDFKVAGTNEGITALQMDIKLGGISLEVLKEALEQAKRGRAHILNLMQKANDEISVNDEILPKLELFNIDPSKIVDIIGQAGKTIKEIIEKFEVSIDLDREKGEVKIAGGAKKNVDAAKDYIIQITQKESKFGSKRGGHDRRDKDKPKPVFNIGDEFNGTVKSVVDFGVFVELKDGVDGLLHISKIKSPLKAGDSVKVVVSEQKGNKISLSLAE from the coding sequence ATGCAATACAGCATAGATGTCAATAACCAAGTTCAAATTTTTGACCTAAACAAGGTCGCTAAACAGGCTGCTGGAGCAGTTATGTTACGCGTAAAAAACACCGTCATTTTGGCAACAGTAGCAAGAGAAGAGACACAAGTATCAGAAGATTTTTTACCGCTTACAGTGCAATATCTTGAAAAAAGCTACGCTGCAGGCAGGATACCTGGCGGATATGTAAAGCGCGAGACAAAGCCTGGCGATTTTGAGACACTAACTTCACGCATCATAGACCGCTCGCTTCGCCCACTATTTCCAAAAGGGTATGCTTATCCAACGCAAATAGTTGTAATGGTTCTTTCTGCCGATCCAGAGGTTGATCTACAAGTTGTCTCGCTAAATGCAGCCTCTGTAGCACTTTATCTTAGTGATATCCCCGTAAATCGCCCAGTTTGCGGGGTTCGCATAGGCGAAATAGACGGTGAGTTTGTTATAAACCCGAGCAACTCTGAGCTTAAAAAAAGTGCGCTTGACCTCTATGTAGCTGGTACAAAAGATGAGCTTTTGATGATTGAGATGAGAAGTTTACCGCAAGAAAAAGAGCAAATTTTACCTGTAATGGCTATCGATCCTATCATAGATGTAAGTCTAAATAACGGCTTTGCACTTACACAAGAGATGAATGAATTTAGCGAAGATAAGATGATAGAGGCTATAGATATCGCAAGCAAGGCTATCTTACGCACTTCAAATGCTTATGAAGAGGCTTTTAACGAACACAGAAAAGCAGATGCGATATTAGAGTTAAAACCTGAGATAGAAAACGAAAATGTTGCAATATACATTGACAAGATGTATAAAAACGATGTCAAAAATGCCATAAACCAAATGGCTAAAAGCGAGCGCGCAAGCGAACTAAGCAAGATAGTCAAGCAAATTTTAGATGATGAAGTTGCCATAAATGAGGGCTGGGATGAGAGCGTTGTCTCAAATGTCCTTAGCAAGTACAAAAAAAAGCTTGTTAGAGAGCAGATAATAAACGAACGCAAACGCGCTGACGGAAGGGCATTAGACGAAATTCGCCCTATATCTATCGAAACAAATATCTTGCCAAATGCTCACGGAAGCTGCCTTTTTACAAGGGGTCAGACACAAGCTTTAGTCGTGGCTACACTTGGCACGGACAGTGATGCGCAGATGTATGATGTGCTTACAGAAAAGGGTGCATTAAGCGAAAAATTTATGTTTAACTACAACTTCCCAGGTTTTAGCGTAGGAGAAGCAAGTCCTATAAAAGCCCCTGGCAGGCGCGAGTTAGGGCATGGTAACCTTGCAAAAAGAGCACTTACGCCAAGTATTGAAATTCACTCACCTTATACTATCCGCCTAGTATCTGAAATTTTAGAGAGTAACGGCTCAAGCTCTATGGCTTCGGTATGTGGCGGTGCACTTGCACTTCGTGCAGCAGGTGTTGATACGACAAAGCTTGTTGCAGGTATTGCCATGGGCTTAGTCTTTGAAGGCGATAAACATGCTGTGCTTAGCGACATAATGGGACTTGAAGATCACGACGGAGATATGGACTTTAAGGTTGCAGGCACAAACGAAGGCATAACTGCACTTCAGATGGATATAAAGCTTGGTGGCATTAGCCTTGAAGTGCTAAAAGAGGCACTTGAACAAGCAAAAAGAGGTCGCGCTCATATATTAAATTTAATGCAAAAAGCAAATGATGAGATAAGCGTAAATGATGAAATTTTACCAAAATTAGAGCTTTTTAACATCGATCCAAGTAAAATAGTTGACATCATAGGACAAGCTGGCAAGACGATAAAAGAGATCATCGAAAAATTTGAAGTTTCAATCGACCTTGACAGAGAAAAAGGCGAAGTAAAAATCGCTGGCGGAGCAAAGAAAAATGTCGATGCTGCAAAAGATTATATCATACAAATAACTCAAAAAGAGAGTAAATTTGGTTCAAAGCGTGGCGGACACGATAGACGAGATAAAGACAAACCAAAGCCAGTTTTTAACATCGGTGATGAGTTTAACGGTACTGTAAAAAGCGTGGTTGATTTTGGTGTATTTGTTGAGTTAAAAGATGGAGTAGACGGACTTTTGCATATCTCAAAGATAAAGTCACCACTAAAGGCTGGGGATAGCGTAAAAGTTGTTGTCAGCGAGCAAAAAGGTAATAAAATTTCACTTTCATTAGCGGAGTAA
- a CDS encoding sodium:proton antiporter, which yields MENTITFKDQADAANKLFEILPKKDLVDRKTLVICMSLESVIMVDEICKNLGLNYEMLFSECISAPNNPECTIAVVSETEEIVLNDALIRAFEISYDFVYGEAHRKYEEKILKNIYKFRKGNLIGDLRNRNVIIMDEGCESGLTALVCAKTLIKEGVKSIAYATPVIASDVALSLSSVIDTIYTVDKILHFIDVDSCYESKLDATDECILQILEDSPKYLPLQKQQKGDEE from the coding sequence ATGGAAAATACCATAACATTTAAAGACCAAGCAGATGCAGCAAATAAGCTATTTGAAATTCTGCCAAAAAAAGATCTTGTAGATCGTAAAACTTTAGTTATTTGTATGTCACTTGAGTCTGTTATTATGGTAGATGAAATTTGTAAAAATCTAGGACTAAACTACGAGATGCTATTTTCAGAGTGTATCAGTGCTCCAAACAACCCAGAATGCACTATCGCAGTCGTTAGCGAAACTGAAGAGATAGTCTTAAATGACGCACTTATACGGGCATTTGAGATAAGTTATGACTTTGTTTATGGGGAAGCACATAGAAAATATGAAGAGAAAATTTTAAAAAATATATATAAATTTAGAAAAGGAAATCTAATAGGCGATCTAAGAAATCGTAATGTTATCATTATGGATGAAGGTTGCGAAAGTGGCTTGACCGCACTTGTTTGCGCAAAAACACTGATAAAAGAAGGCGTAAAGTCTATCGCCTACGCAACCCCAGTCATCGCATCTGATGTCGCACTTTCACTTAGTAGCGTTATCGACACTATCTATACGGTAGATAAAATTTTACATTTTATTGATGTAGATAGTTGCTATGAAAGCAAACTAGATGCCACAGATGAGTGCATTTTGCAAATTTTAGAGGATAGCCCTAAATATTTACCGTTACAAAAACAACAAAAAGGAGATGAAGAATAA
- a CDS encoding LPS-assembly protein LptD, whose amino-acid sequence MLGRILFSIVFIAINLLANIEDVQLLADDVSREGDIVTANKNVVVYSQTYLVTADKAVYDTNSSVIELFGNVNMMKGASEVSRSNYAKLNLKTDASSFEALFMMNKELEVWMKSDESQSDDEYYHTRNAVVSSCNVQDPDWTISSSSAMLNKHSKFLHLFNPVFRIGSVPVFYLPYFGFSTDTTRRTGLLPPTIGYKKSEGFFYKQPIYFAPYNQWDFELDPQILTRRGAGMSATFRFTDSPYSYGEISLGAYRDTQKYRNEQIGKNSNNQSLKNKTHKGIEFLYDRSVLFKNFIDPNLQEALWIEATALNDIDYLDLKEHSGEDHDSLVTSKLNYFLSSKDHYFGAYAKYYIDTQKLGSTNENKDTLQEYPSFQYHKFTDSLFLPNLLYLVDIQSHNYTRRIGIKATQYELNTPISLHIPLFNKTATFSFYENFYANYISFDKKANSATDKTENKDDYYINNFHRFVLSTDLAKAYENFFHTINFGAEYILPGFNKGDLSDKFYYDTDGKRYENFLQQEETKEEFSGYATQYFYTSNGRKFLRHTVSQGYYVDENKRGNLKNTIALYPTANLSIQNKVEYSHDKNKFELIQSGLSYNDEKFNANIWHTYKQRENNKKDSYITSNASAKLPYHNRIHGSWQYDTNHHYTKLWRVGIDHWRKCWNYGLTYQRKIEPTTTNSGAAVKRSDGVYLTINFYPMGGIHQDFSISKDGDGSGK is encoded by the coding sequence ATGTTGGGTAGAATTTTATTTAGTATAGTTTTTATTGCCATAAATTTGTTGGCAAATATCGAAGATGTGCAGCTTTTAGCCGATGATGTTTCGCGTGAAGGCGATATAGTAACCGCAAATAAAAATGTAGTCGTATATTCACAAACCTATCTTGTGACCGCAGATAAAGCCGTATATGACACAAATAGCTCGGTTATAGAGCTTTTTGGTAATGTCAATATGATGAAAGGCGCTAGCGAAGTTTCACGCTCAAACTATGCAAAACTAAATTTAAAAACTGATGCAAGTAGTTTTGAAGCCCTTTTTATGATGAACAAAGAGCTTGAAGTCTGGATGAAAAGCGATGAGAGCCAAAGCGATGATGAGTACTACCACACAAGAAATGCAGTAGTTTCAAGCTGTAATGTACAAGATCCAGACTGGACGATTAGCTCTAGCTCAGCTATGCTTAATAAGCATAGTAAATTTTTACATCTTTTTAACCCAGTTTTTCGCATAGGCTCGGTACCAGTTTTTTATCTTCCATATTTTGGCTTCTCAACTGATACCACCCGTAGAACTGGACTTTTACCACCAACTATAGGTTATAAAAAATCAGAAGGTTTTTTTTATAAACAACCTATATATTTTGCCCCATACAATCAGTGGGATTTCGAACTTGACCCGCAAATTTTAACAAGGCGCGGTGCGGGCATGAGTGCTACCTTTAGATTCACTGACTCGCCATACTCTTATGGTGAAATTTCACTTGGTGCCTATAGAGATACACAAAAGTATCGCAACGAACAGATCGGCAAAAACTCAAATAACCAAAGTCTAAAAAACAAAACTCATAAAGGCATAGAATTTCTATATGATAGAAGTGTTTTGTTTAAAAATTTTATCGATCCAAACCTACAAGAGGCTCTTTGGATAGAGGCAACAGCGTTAAATGACATAGACTATCTTGACCTAAAAGAACATAGCGGCGAAGATCATGACTCGCTAGTTACATCAAAACTAAACTACTTTTTAAGCTCAAAAGATCACTATTTTGGTGCATATGCAAAATACTATATCGACACACAAAAACTTGGTTCAACAAATGAAAATAAAGATACACTTCAAGAGTATCCAAGTTTTCAGTATCATAAATTTACAGACTCTTTATTTTTGCCAAATTTACTCTATTTGGTTGACATACAGTCGCACAACTACACTAGACGCATAGGCATAAAAGCAACTCAATATGAACTAAATACACCAATTTCGCTACATATACCGCTATTTAACAAGACAGCAACATTTTCATTTTACGAAAATTTCTATGCAAACTATATAAGTTTTGATAAAAAAGCAAACTCGGCTACAGACAAAACAGAGAATAAGGATGACTACTATATCAACAACTTCCACCGTTTTGTACTCTCAACTGATCTTGCCAAGGCTTATGAAAACTTTTTTCATACTATAAATTTTGGTGCTGAGTACATTCTCCCTGGATTTAACAAAGGGGATTTGAGTGATAAGTTTTACTATGATACAGACGGTAAAAGATATGAAAATTTCTTACAGCAAGAAGAGACAAAAGAGGAGTTTTCAGGCTATGCAACACAATATTTTTACACTTCAAATGGTAGAAAATTTTTGCGCCACACTGTCTCTCAAGGATATTATGTTGATGAAAATAAGCGAGGAAATTTAAAAAATACGATCGCCCTTTACCCAACTGCGAACTTAAGTATACAAAATAAGGTTGAATACTCGCACGATAAAAATAAATTTGAACTTATTCAAAGTGGTTTATCTTATAATGACGAAAAATTTAATGCTAACATTTGGCACACATACAAACAAAGAGAAAACAACAAAAAAGATAGCTATATTACCTCAAATGCTAGCGCAAAGCTACCTTATCATAACAGAATTCATGGCTCATGGCAGTATGATACCAATCACCACTATACAAAGCTTTGGAGAGTCGGGATTGATCACTGGCGAAAGTGCTGGAACTATGGCTTAACCTACCAAAGAAAGATAGAGCCTACAACAACTAACTCTGGTGCTGCGGTTAAGCGCAGTGATGGTGTTTATCTAACGATAAATTTCTACCCTATGGGTGGCATACACCAAGACTTCTCGATATCAAAAGATGGTGACGGCAGCGGAAAATGA
- a CDS encoding RDD family protein produces MSQIHEKLEYENISLAPISKRIFAFFIDEFILAGLFMAIYFEYFKGFQTQEEIIAAISGLMLQYISIRTIYHTFFVWYFGATLGKIAMKIACIDIGYLDKPSIGASFLRAVVRNLSESAFYLGFIWAFGNPAKQTWHDKLAKTVVIDVG; encoded by the coding sequence ATGAGCCAAATTCATGAAAAACTAGAGTATGAAAATATCTCTTTAGCTCCTATTTCTAAAAGAATTTTTGCCTTTTTTATAGATGAGTTTATCTTAGCCGGGCTTTTTATGGCTATATATTTTGAGTATTTTAAAGGCTTTCAAACACAAGAAGAGATCATAGCAGCCATATCAGGACTGATGCTACAATACATCAGCATTCGCACGATATACCACACATTTTTTGTATGGTATTTTGGCGCAACACTTGGTAAGATAGCCATGAAGATAGCTTGCATAGACATAGGTTACCTTGATAAACCAAGCATAGGAGCCAGCTTTTTAAGAGCAGTAGTTAGAAATTTAAGCGAGTCAGCTTTTTATCTAGGCTTTATTTGGGCATTTGGAAACCCTGCCAAACAAACTTGGCACGATAAACTTGCAAAGACGGTAGTGATAGATGTTGGGTAG
- the purD gene encoding phosphoribosylamine--glycine ligase: MKILVIGNGGREYSIGLKLSEDKNISQIYFAPGNAATSKLGENIKISDFNELAKFAKDKNITLTIVGPEAPLSAGIVDVFKAHGLAIFGPSKAAARLEGSKAYMKDFLAKNGIKTARYLNTDDKEKAFKFIETLGIPLVVKADGLCAGKGVIIAQSHDEAKEAVEQMLSGESFGDAGKNVVVEEYLDGFELSFFAICDGENFVSLPVAQDHKRLLTGDKGPNTGGMGAYAPSPLATQQIITRLENEVVRPTLKGMQAEGAPFCGVLFVGVMVVNGEPYVLEFNVRFGDPECEVLMPLIDGNLGEILLKAANGELENVKLKDKCAVGVVIASSEYPYKNSPKAKISVKEIPNDTHLVYAGVSEENGEIYASGGRVLVCVGLGKDIMTAQQNAYKLCENVHFEGMQFRTDIAWQALK; the protein is encoded by the coding sequence ATGAAAATTTTAGTCATCGGCAATGGCGGTCGCGAGTATAGCATAGGTTTAAAGCTTAGTGAAGATAAAAATATATCACAAATTTATTTCGCTCCTGGCAATGCAGCCACAAGCAAACTTGGCGAAAATATCAAAATTTCTGACTTTAACGAACTTGCCAAATTTGCAAAAGATAAAAATATCACCCTAACTATTGTAGGTCCAGAAGCCCCATTAAGTGCTGGTATAGTAGATGTTTTTAAAGCACATGGACTTGCTATTTTTGGACCAAGCAAGGCAGCTGCCAGACTTGAAGGCAGTAAAGCTTATATGAAAGATTTTTTAGCTAAAAATGGTATAAAAACAGCAAGATACCTAAATACCGATGATAAAGAAAAAGCTTTTAAATTTATAGAAACGCTTGGCATTCCACTTGTAGTAAAAGCAGATGGACTTTGTGCCGGCAAAGGCGTCATCATAGCCCAAAGCCACGATGAGGCAAAAGAAGCGGTAGAGCAGATGTTAAGCGGAGAAAGCTTTGGCGATGCTGGTAAAAATGTCGTTGTCGAGGAGTACCTTGATGGCTTTGAGCTTAGCTTTTTTGCAATTTGTGATGGTGAAAATTTTGTAAGCCTACCAGTAGCGCAAGACCACAAGCGACTTTTAACTGGCGATAAAGGTCCAAATACAGGCGGCATGGGTGCATATGCACCAAGTCCTCTCGCCACACAACAGATCATAACTCGTCTTGAAAATGAGGTCGTAAGACCGACACTAAAAGGCATGCAAGCCGAAGGAGCCCCATTTTGTGGAGTGTTATTTGTAGGGGTTATGGTTGTAAATGGCGAGCCTTATGTACTTGAGTTTAATGTCCGCTTTGGCGATCCAGAGTGTGAGGTTTTAATGCCTTTGATAGACGGAAATTTGGGAGAAATTTTATTAAAAGCGGCAAATGGTGAGCTTGAAAATGTAAAGCTTAAAGATAAGTGTGCTGTTGGTGTAGTTATCGCAAGTAGCGAGTATCCTTATAAAAACTCACCAAAAGCAAAGATAAGTGTAAAAGAAATTCCAAACGACACACACCTAGTTTATGCTGGAGTTAGCGAAGAAAATGGCGAAATTTATGCAAGTGGTGGTAGAGTGTTAGTGTGTGTTGGACTTGGCAAAGATATTATGACCGCACAGCAAAATGCCTACAAGCTTTGTGAAAATGTCCATTTTGAAGGTATGCAATTTAGAACAGACATCGCTTGGCAGGCACTAAAATGA
- a CDS encoding uroporphyrinogen-III synthase, translating to MIYLIGSHAKFKDIKTLILNKIVFENFSLEISLFDALVITSKNSINALKFNQILPDKNIEIYAIGKASADAAKKFGFSEIYTAKNMHGDDFATEISPLLAQKKVLFLRAFKTASSVFEILRANNINVEQVIAYKNIPKTLTIEKKPPQGSILVFTAPSAVRNFKDNFGWEMRYKAVAIGNTTAKELQNLTTPIISPTQNLKDCIKLAKTLL from the coding sequence TTGATCTATCTTATCGGCTCACATGCAAAATTTAAAGATATAAAAACGCTTATTTTAAACAAGATAGTTTTTGAAAATTTTAGCCTTGAGATAAGTTTGTTTGACGCGCTTGTTATTACATCTAAAAACAGCATAAATGCCCTAAAATTTAATCAAATTTTGCCAGATAAAAATATAGAAATTTACGCCATAGGCAAAGCTAGCGCAGATGCAGCAAAAAAATTTGGATTTAGCGAGATTTACACTGCTAAAAATATGCACGGAGATGATTTTGCGACTGAAATTTCTCCACTTTTAGCACAAAAAAAAGTTTTATTTCTAAGAGCTTTTAAGACAGCCTCTAGTGTCTTTGAAATTTTGCGCGCAAATAATATAAATGTAGAGCAAGTCATCGCCTATAAAAACATACCAAAAACTCTTACAATCGAAAAAAAACCGCCCCAAGGAAGCATTTTAGTTTTTACTGCGCCGTCAGCTGTTAGAAATTTTAAAGATAATTTTGGCTGGGAGATGAGATATAAAGCAGTAGCCATCGGCAACACAACAGCAAAAGAGCTTCAAAATTTAACCACCCCCATAATTAGCCCTACACAAAATTTAAAAGACTGCATAAAGCTTGCTAAAACATTACTTTAA
- a CDS encoding multidrug effflux MFS transporter, whose translation MRRKHNSRLFLLLFLGALSAFGPFVIDLYLPALPSISSWFGASTSLTQLTLTTSMAGLAIGQLLIGPISDKFGRKTPLTISLIIYTISTICIFFTTSIEMFIFMRVIQGLASAGSVVIARAIVSDIYSGHELTKFFTLMMTINSLAPILSPVVGSLLMKFTDWHGIFIVLSIIGIILFIANFNFKESLPPERRFQTSLLQSYGVYKEILVYKKFMTFVMVMTFALGAMFAYIAASSFIFQEKFMLSPFEYALCFALNGLAIPIGAGISAKLKESKGIKVGVAGLLASSIYTACALNLGLGVEFVIPAFIIQMFFTGCILPTASALAMNCGRKYAGSASAVLGFCPFLLGGIVSPLAGLADIFASTSILIFLCALGAFCMYLIASKFGYLKAEN comes from the coding sequence ATGCGACGCAAACACAACTCAAGACTATTTTTACTGCTATTTTTGGGCGCACTTTCGGCGTTTGGTCCATTTGTTATTGATCTTTATTTGCCAGCGCTTCCGTCCATCTCAAGTTGGTTTGGTGCATCAACATCACTCACGCAACTAACACTCACAACAAGTATGGCAGGGCTTGCTATCGGACAGCTTTTAATAGGTCCTATAAGCGATAAATTCGGGCGCAAAACACCACTCACTATATCACTTATCATCTATACCATAAGTACTATTTGTATATTTTTTACAACAAGCATTGAGATGTTTATCTTTATGCGCGTCATCCAAGGTCTTGCTTCAGCTGGTAGTGTCGTTATAGCGCGTGCTATCGTTAGCGATATTTATAGCGGTCATGAGCTAACAAAATTTTTTACGCTTATGATGACCATAAACTCGCTTGCGCCTATCCTTTCGCCAGTAGTTGGCTCTTTGCTGATGAAATTTACTGATTGGCATGGTATTTTTATTGTGCTTAGTATAATTGGCATTATTTTGTTTATAGCAAATTTTAACTTTAAAGAGAGTTTGCCACCAGAGCGTAGATTTCAAACCTCATTACTACAAAGCTACGGCGTATATAAAGAAATTTTAGTGTATAAAAAATTTATGACCTTTGTGATGGTTATGACATTTGCGCTTGGAGCGATGTTTGCCTATATCGCGGCTAGTTCGTTTATATTTCAGGAAAAATTTATGCTATCTCCTTTTGAATACGCACTTTGCTTTGCCTTAAACGGACTTGCTATACCCATTGGTGCTGGTATATCCGCAAAGCTAAAAGAAAGCAAAGGGATAAAAGTTGGAGTTGCTGGGCTTTTAGCAAGTTCGATATATACAGCTTGCGCGTTAAATTTAGGGCTTGGAGTGGAGTTTGTTATACCAGCCTTTATCATACAAATGTTTTTTACAGGATGTATCCTACCGACTGCTTCTGCACTTGCTATGAACTGCGGACGCAAATATGCAGGCTCAGCGTCTGCTGTACTTGGTTTTTGCCCATTTTTGCTAGGCGGCATAGTCTCGCCACTAGCTGGACTTGCAGATATTTTTGCTAGCACTTCGATTTTGATATTTTTATGCGCGCTAGGGGCGTTTTGTATGTATTTGATAGCAAGTAAATTTGGGTACTTAAAGGCAGAAAATTGA